A stretch of DNA from Nitrospirota bacterium:
CTGGCGGGACGCCGAAGAGGACTAAGGCGCCCATCGTGCTTCTCAGAAATGCACCAGTGTCGCCTGTCCAGTGAAGAAGGTTCCTTGTTGCTTTATAAAGGAAAAGTCGTGAAGCATCTATATGTCTTCCAAATGCCCTTTTTTCATAGTATTCCACCATACCGACCCCTGCATTGGCAGTGCATGAGCCGAGTGAACCCTGATCCTCTACAAGTGAGCACCATGCCCTTAAATCGACAGATGCAGGGATCTTTACCGCCTTCAGAATGCGTGTCGGCGTTAGTATCTTATTGATCTCTTCCTGCTCCTCTGTGTAATCCCTGAAATCAGGATAGTCAGGTAGCCAGCCCATGCCAAATTTTTCAACTGTTTCACTCATGCAAGTCCTCCTCTAAGAAAAATTTTTCTATAATTAAAATCATATAAACATAATTTAATCGCGAGCATTTGGGCTATCGTCTAAAAATGACGAAACCACCTTTCTTAACAATCTTAAGAAATGGATATTTAGTCATTTCGGGGTGCCGAAGGCCCGTTGGACAGAACATTGCGAAGTCGGCACCCCCTGTTAGCGACAATCTTTTAAGACGTTATCTCTAATGCAAACGCAGCCTGATCTTCACGGTCGTATTCCAGTAACCTCCTGCTTCCGTTGGTATGTTTAGCGTATACCCTAAGGTTGACAGCAAAGGTGCATTTTGCACCAACTGTATTAGTGCCCAGCATCTGTGCAAAGGTCTGCGTAGCCGATACTGCCGGCGGGTCGGCAAGTGAGTTAGATGGCCTGTTCGCACCTCCTGTCTCAATCGTACCGTTCGGACCGTTCAAGCCTCGATGCCACCACATCGTGTAATAATACATGAAGGTCTCAGGCGGTGCCCCTGAATTCAGTGTAGAATGGAATGCACGGAAACCAGCAGAGAGCGTGCTGTCCTCTGGTCCGGTCATGAACTGACACTCATCGCCAGATGCAACGCCATCCTTGCGCAGATCAACAATATCTGCATAAACAGGAAGGTTATTTATCCAGAACAGATGTTGGAGCTTGGCAAAAGTTACCCTGCTTACACTGTCCGGCCCTGTCTCTTCGAGCCATCTGAGATAGTCAAAGTCTTTGTGTATATCCGTGCCATTCGCAACACCAGGTGTCAGACGGTTGCCTGCTGCATCGAAGATCTCTATGGCAAGGAGATACTTGCCATTCGCTTGAAGCCTTGTATCCCAGACTTGGTGATGCTGTCCTTCAAGCCATAGGGCATCTTCACGGTATGGGATTCGGTATAAACCAACATTTCCTCCAACAGGGTTAGGGCCCAAGCCTTCTCCCAGAACCTGCACTTGACCACCCACGTAGACAAACTTAAGCCAGGATATGGGGTTTGTTAAATATGTTGGCGTTGAACCTGGCGTAGGATTACCATTCGGTCCAGCCGGAACAATACTTATTCTGTAATACCGGGCTCCAAGGGCCTTCATACCAGGATGGAAGTAGAGCCTGAACCACAACATTTCGCCCCATGGCTGATTGACAAGTTGCATGAGGGTGGCGCCGCCGGGGCCAGGGGGATTAGCAAGGCCACCATTGGCCGGTGGCATCGCAACGCTATTGTCATCAATTTGGGTTAAATCATTGCCAGCAACATCCTTTCCAAGCCAGTGACTAACCAACCTCCAACTATGCGTTGAGCCAATATCCTGCAACATTACAAATGGCCGCTCATACGGGACATCCGGATCGTCACCAGCGCAGGCACGACCTTTCCATGTTTTCAGGTCAGCAAACTGGTCTGCTGTAAAATACTGATGCGAAGCAGAACCATCGTAGATATATACCCATTGGTTTTCCTGCCATTGTTTTACCTTGTAGAAGTAACTTCTACGGCAGTGCCTTCGGAAGAGCCGGGGGAAGCGGGTGTAACAGAAGGTAAAGTGTCCATCAGGGCCAAGTGTTGTTTCTCCCAACTTGCGCTCACTACAGGTGCAACAAAAGTGCCACAGATGAGGTCTTTCCCAGACATACTTGATAGCCTCAGCCTGGGGCATGGTTTCCAATGCCTTAATGTCTTGTGATAAATGCTCAGGCATCTCAGCTATCAATGGTTTTATGCCGAATGACTCATTTCGCTTCAAACTTCTTAGTACAGTCCTGTCAATAGGCGATGGGTCAGGGCCAGGTCTGGGCCCAATCGGACCGATTTTATCCGGTGGCGGAGGAGGTGGGGGTGGAAAAACATGCGGTGGCCATACTTCAACCAATTCTTTCAGTTTTCTCAGGATGTCAGAAATATCAGGGATAATCCAAGGCGGGCAGCAACATTCCCTCTCGTATACTTCAACTACGCCGTTACAAATGGGGCTGCAACGCTGGGACCAAGGAAACGGTATTGTTGGATGTATTGGTATCTGTATTCCGCCTAACTCTGGTCGGGGCAGAAGGGGCTTGAAAATCGGCCAGCATCTTCTAACCCTTCCAGAAACGCATGTCTTGAATAACGGCCAATCAAACCACCAGTCTCTCGGGATCTCAATAACCTTTATGCTTTCCCATATCGGCCATTGCTCTCCTATTCTAAACTGCAAGAGCATATCGCGCCGCAGCTCCTTTAAGTCTTTCACCTCAGGGCCAAGGGCCAATATCTTTTGCCTTTCCTCTGCTAATGCCGGGTCAAGTGTCAGTTTTCCTTCTACAACACATGCTACCTTCTCTTGAATTGTTCCAGTGGCGTCAAGAAGATACATTACGATTTTTGGCTTTTCTTCACCAGGTTTCAGGCCGTGAAGTTCGACGTCCAATATTAGTTTGTTTGTTTCTCCTTTTTCTTCCATAATAAATTACCTCCTTCCCGTTGAGATCTCTGGATTTTTAATCACCGAGTGGCAAGGGCGTCAGCTTGTCAAATATCTTACCTTCCATATGTGACATACACACTTTCCATGATTTCCTCCCTTTTATGTTATAAAACCAAATTTTCCATTAAGAAAGTTGCACTTTTTTGCGTTGCAGTAACCTAAATACTATTTCATGTTGTAGAGGATCACTCCATCGATGCCGTAAACTTCTACACTCCATGTTCCTCCACGTGGCGTTGGCGGTGAGACAAGTTTTTGTCCCCAGAAAGCGATAAGGTTGCCTGTCGAAAGAGCCGTTTCCAGTAATGTTTGCAGTCTATGCGCCTTCGTTAGAACTGCTACTGTCTTGCCCGGCGTATCTCGCAGCGCTACTAATGCATGGCATCCTTTAAATTTTGGTAAATCATAACCTTCAACAAGTGTTACATGACCGAACAATTCCACAACCGCCCCGGAACCTTTGGCTTGCTTGATACCAGTTTCCATGATTACCTCCTACGAAGAATATGTGTTATAAGATTTATACATCAGACTTCAAGGTTTCCCAAAAAATTGGTTTATTTGGTTGCTCACTATTTTTCTCCTAAGTTATCACCTCCCTTTCTCCCCATCCTGTCCCCCGGGAGTTTCTTAAGGAGAGGAGTTAAACATAAATCTAAAATAAATCTAAGAGCGAAAACCTGGGCTATCGTTTAAAAATTCTGGCTTTTTATCTAAAAATTGACGGCTTGATAAATAAATCTTAGGCTTTCGCAGGTTTGTGCGTTATAACTGTCGTCCAAATTTTCTGGATTTTTGTCTAAAAATTGGGGTAAGATTACTCAAGTGTTTTGTAATTTCGAGGGCGTTGTCTTAAAAAACAATCCAGATAGCCTTATATTTAAGAGATGTCTTAGTTTAATTTTGTTAATCGTATTACCTGGAAATTCCTTTGAGCATAAGTCGGAGACTCGACTCTACGAGATGGGAAAAGATATGTTTAAAATAAAAGAAAAGTGGGAATCCAAGCTTATGGCATATCCAAATGTGGTGGGTGTTGCAGTGGGTTTCTGCCAGAGAGAAGGTAAATATACGGAGGAGAAGTGCATTGTAGTTTACGTGAAAAAAAAGGAAGACCCTGCACACCTGAGACCAGAAGAAGTCATTCCGAGAGAGGTGGATGGCATCCCTGTAGATGTGCAGGAGTCGGGGGAGTTTTCCGCCTTTGGCGGAAAAGCATATTAATTAAATTTAATTTTTTAACATACAGTTCCTTTTCCAGGTACAACCTTTACCTTAAGGTATTTCTCTACCAGTTCAATCCTGTTAAAAATAGTCTGTTTGTCACTCCCAGCAAATAGAAGTCCAAAAACTTTACGATCCTTACCACTACTTTCTCTGCTTTTCCTCAAATACCTTTACTGCTTTTGCAGCGGCCTTCTCGGCCCTGTCAGCAGCCTTCTCAGCCCTCTCAATAGCAGATTGATTGAGCTTTTTGGCTTCCTCAGCCGCTTTCTTTGCATCCTCAAGGTCCTTGCTAAAGCCGTCCATCTTTCCGTCTATGGCTGCAATCCTTTTTTCTATTGATGCAAGCCTGTCATCCAGCTTCTTAACCCTGTCAGCAACAGGGTCTATCTGCTCTTTGACATACTCTTTTGTAGCACACCCAGAAGCAATTACAGCAATTAGCATTAGAAGTGCAACAAAAAAGAATGTGCCCTTTAGAAAATGTGGTTTCCTTATCAACTAAATCACCTCCCCTCTTTTTGATTTTTTTTGTCACAAAAATTAAGATGGGGCAGGGCAACACCTGCCCCAAATACCGAAAAGCTAATTGCGTGAAGAGCCAGGCGATTCGGCAGGCTCTTTTGTTACCGCGCCATTTTTAACTACCACACGATTGCCAACCTTGATGTCCTTTGCATCCTTAACCTCCACTGCTGTTTCCTTGCCCATATCATCTACAATGATTAGCATGTTACCTTCAACCTTTGTGACCATGCCTTTTATCTCTGCAGATTCTTTTGAGAAGCTTAAACCAGCAATGCTAAAGGTAAATACAAAGGCCATCAATAAAATAAGAATCCTTTTCATCCTCATCAAATTTCACCTCCTTTCTATTTAAGTCTGTTTAATATCTTGCAGCCCCTTGAAAATCAAGGAGTTGTAAGAAATGTGAGGCAGGGCAACACCTGCCCCAAAATGCTTGATAGTTCTATCCCGCAGCAATCACTAACCTTTAATATATTTTTGCCCCTCACCCTTTATAAACTCCAGGAGCTTCTGTACAGTCTCAGAAGGTTTTCCCTTTGTGAGGAGAACTATTGGCCTCGATATCTCAGGGGTCTGAGGGGATTTAATGCTGGCGTCAATAGCGGCTGCCGGGCCGATTCCAATAGCGCCGGGTGTTGCTGATACCTTCTGCTTTATATCAGCGGCTGTGGCTACTTCAAAAATACTCTTTGTTACAGATCCGCCCTCCATAATGTGTTTTGTGAATAAATCGTTGGTTCCCGGGATGAGTTTTCCCCACACAACAATAATGGGTAAATCTTTGCCACCTACAGCTTTCCAGTTCGTTATCTTGCCTGTAAAAATTCCCTTAAGCTGTTCCTTGCTTAACATTGCAACTGGATTGTCTTTGTTAATTATTACCCTGATGTTGTCCTTGCCTATTACCACTGGATTAAGCGAACTCTTATCCTGGACCTTGTGTCCGTCTTTTTCTATAAGGCTAATCCAGTCCTCTAAGGCAAGTCCAGCCGTTGCCGCATCAACTTTACCCTTTTCGAGATCCATAAGGGCTGCTTTGGGCCCGCTCTCAACTATATTCAGCTTGATTCCAGTGGCCTTTTCAAAAGGTTCTTTTATGGGCTTTAAAACATTTTCTACAGGCGCTGCACCACCTCCGATTTTGATTTCCTTGGAAACGGCAAAGGCTGAAGTGACTAAAAACACCACGCTTAAGATGCCAAAAAAGATTTTGGTCTTCATGCTATACCTCCTGCTTTTTTGTGAATTTTTTTAACTGCTCCGGAGCATTTGAGAAAACCTGTTTGGATCAGTTTCTACAAAACATTGCTCCAGGATATTCCGTCCTCAAACAATCCTCACTTATCCAGAATTGCTGTATTCCAATTTTTCTTCTGGATAGAACTATCAGGAAAAATAACTATCAAGACTCTCTAAACAGCCTGTTGAAAAACTACTCAGTTATGTCATTCCGAGAGCCTGTCCTGAGCGGAGTGAATGGAAACTGTAGTGACGAGGAATCTTAAAACTTATTGAATCGTAACGACTGTAAGATTTCTCGCGGAGTTTACCCTGAACAGAACGAGATTCCTCACTTCGTTCGGAATGACAGAAAGTGAAGGGCTCGAAATGACAGAAAATAGACTTTTACCTCCCTCCTATTAAATTTTGAAATGTTAGGTGCCTACAAGTGCACCTTTTATAATTTCTTTTCTATCCGCTTTATTATGGTGGTTACGGCTATGCAAGCTTAGCCTTTCGCATCTTTGAATGCTATAACGTTCTTCTAAAGATTTTGGATTTTTGTCTAAAGATGTAGGGTCTACGACTCGTAGAGAGTGTTATGCCTTTAGTTAGAGCCCTTAGTGCCCCGGTAGCGTGTTGGTGGGCAGCCGATGATTTTTCTGAACATTCTGGAAAAATAACTTACATCGCTGTATCCTGATGCAATTGCTATATCAGTTATTGAGAGATTTTTATTTGAAAGTATCTCCGTAGCCCTTTTAATCTTAAGGTTGTTAAGGTAGCTTGCGAAGGAATAACCTGTGAGGAGTTTAAAATATTTACAGAAATAAGCCCTGCTCATACCAGCCTCTTTTATCACTGGTGAAAGAGATATCTCACTCATGTAATGTTCATCAATATATCGTTTTGCCCTCACAAGGCCATTAAATACATGGAGGGGTATTCCCTCTGGTTTCCGTCCAGAATTATTACATTCCAGAAATACAGTTTGACGAACTTCTGCCCCCGTACTTCTAATTTTCAATAGAAGTTCCACCTTTGCCTTTATCTCCTCTATATCAAAAGGTTTCTTTATATAATCTATGGCCCCGTGTCTAAAGGCTTTTAGGCACAAGTTTTCACTTCCATAAGCTGTAATCATGATTACAGGAATTGATGGATGGTGTGTTTTTATTTCCCTCAATACATCCAGGCCACTTAAATCAGGCAGTTTGTAGTCAAGAAATATAAGACTGATGTCCTTGTTGGCAAGGTTGAGACCTTCCTTTCCGCTGCCTGCAAAAAGGACAGGATACAAGTCCTTGAAAATCATTCTGAATGATTCCCTGATCCCCGGCTCATCGTCTATTACAAGAATTGTTTTTCCCATTTCTCCTCTTTACCCCGTTAGAGGCTAAGACTCTAACGGGGCGGCTAATAAAATCTTTACCAGAATAAATCTAACCTGTCAATAAAACAAAGTGTTCGGGTCAGTGTTTAGTGTCAGTAAACCCCTTAGAAAAATTGTTTTACTGTTATGCCATTGCGAGCACTATCTCCCTCTCCTCTATATCCACACGCTCAATCCTTACTTTTACCTCCTGTCCAATAGTATGTGACTTCTTTTTATGCCTTCCAGTAAGACAGTAACGCTCTTCGTTAAACTTATAATAGTCATCAGGCATGTAGGAGACATGCATAAAGCCTTCAACAAAAAAATCTTTAAGCTGGACCCTGAGGCCATATGGAGTTATGCCAGTGATAAAGCCTTCATACTCGTCTCCAACCTTATCCCTCATAAACCAAACCCTCATTGCATTTACCACCTCCCTTTCAGCCTCATCAGCAACCCTCTCCATCCTTGAAGAATGAAAGGCTATTTCTGACAGGAGCCCTTCGAGGTATTTTCTCTTTTTATCTGAAAGCCCTTTCTTTTTAAGTGAATCCTTCAGTATCCTGTGGACTGCAAGGTCGGGGTATCTTCTTATCGGAGAGGTAAAGTGCGTGTAACATTCTGACGCAAGGCCAAAGTGACCAACATTTTTATCCGAATATCTTGCCTGCTTCATGAGCCTTAAAATGATATTGTTTATCAGGGCCTCCTCAGGCCTTCCCCGCACAGCCTCAATTACTCCTTGAAATATCCTGTGTCCAGCCTTTCTAAGCTGAATACCGAGTGCTTTAAATAAAGGCTTTGTGTCTTCAAGCTTCACAGGGTCTGGTTCTTCATGGATTCTATAAATAGATGGTATTGCAAGCCTTGTAAGATATTCGGCCACAGCCTCATTGGCTGCAATCATAAATTCTTCTATAATCCTGTGGGCAAGGTTTCTCTCTGCCTTAATTATTGCCTCTGGCTTTCCCTGAATATCGAGGAGGACTTCAGGCTCAGGCAAATCAAAATCAAGACTGCCCCTTTTTAATCTCCTCTGCCTGAGGGCCTCGCAGAGTTCTTCCATGACTTCAAAATCCCGAAGGAGATAAGAATACCTATGCCGTTCCTCCGGGTCATTATCCACAAGGATTTTTCTTACAGAGGTATACGTCATCCTCTCGTTGCTGTTTATGATGCTCGGATAAAAGTCCTGTTTTTTTATATTCCCATTTTCATCAAATTGCATCTCAACAGTTAATGTTGCCCTGTCGGCTTTAGGATTGAGGCTGCATATATGGTTGGAAAGCTCTTTGGGAAGCATTGGTATTACCCTGTCAGGGAAATAAACGCTTGTGCCCCTGCGCCTTGCCTCAAGGTCTAAGGCGGAGTCCCAGGGGACATAATGGCTGACATCTGCAATATGCACCCACAGGGTAAATCCATCGGCATCTTTCCTT
This window harbors:
- a CDS encoding cysteine protease, encoding MSETVEKFGMGWLPDYPDFRDYTEEQEEINKILTPTRILKAVKIPASVDLRAWCSLVEDQGSLGSCTANAGVGMVEYYEKRAFGRHIDASRLFLYKATRNLLHWTGDTGAFLRSTMGALVLFGVPP
- a CDS encoding substrate-binding domain-containing protein, whose protein sequence is MKTKIFFGILSVVFLVTSAFAVSKEIKIGGGAAPVENVLKPIKEPFEKATGIKLNIVESGPKAALMDLEKGKVDAATAGLALEDWISLIEKDGHKVQDKSSLNPVVIGKDNIRVIINKDNPVAMLSKEQLKGIFTGKITNWKAVGGKDLPIIVVWGKLIPGTNDLFTKHIMEGGSVTKSIFEVATAADIKQKVSATPGAIGIGPAAAIDASIKSPQTPEISRPIVLLTKGKPSETVQKLLEFIKGEGQKYIKG
- a CDS encoding response regulator yields the protein MGKTILVIDDEPGIRESFRMIFKDLYPVLFAGSGKEGLNLANKDISLIFLDYKLPDLSGLDVLREIKTHHPSIPVIMITAYGSENLCLKAFRHGAIDYIKKPFDIEEIKAKVELLLKIRSTGAEVRQTVFLECNNSGRKPEGIPLHVFNGLVRAKRYIDEHYMSEISLSPVIKEAGMSRAYFCKYFKLLTGYSFASYLNNLKIKRATEILSNKNLSITDIAIASGYSDVSYFSRMFRKIIGCPPTRYRGTKGSN
- the rnr gene encoding ribonuclease R encodes the protein MLNKDSITTFLKDKTLRPVSLKEIAKGLGVAKKEFRPLTRLLGFLTASGEIVKTRTGLYGPAEKMNLVSGLFEAHRDGYGFVLPDRPGERDLFVPARNIFGAMDGDRVIVRVESWSKRDARVIRILERSHKRVVGRLEYGKNFYYVKPKNKKIPFNIYISPKEKGGAKSGDIVVAELTSYPTPERHPEGRVLKVLTQAEEPKLEIDMIIEEFSLPRKFPKSVLDSVQEITEKVSHHGRVDCRQLLTVTIDGEMARDFDDAISIRKDADGFTLWVHIADVSHYVPWDSALDLEARRRGTSVYFPDRVIPMLPKELSNHICSLNPKADRATLTVEMQFDENGNIKKQDFYPSIINSNERMTYTSVRKILVDNDPEERHRYSYLLRDFEVMEELCEALRQRRLKRGSLDFDLPEPEVLLDIQGKPEAIIKAERNLAHRIIEEFMIAANEAVAEYLTRLAIPSIYRIHEEPDPVKLEDTKPLFKALGIQLRKAGHRIFQGVIEAVRGRPEEALINNIILRLMKQARYSDKNVGHFGLASECYTHFTSPIRRYPDLAVHRILKDSLKKKGLSDKKRKYLEGLLSEIAFHSSRMERVADEAEREVVNAMRVWFMRDKVGDEYEGFITGITPYGLRVQLKDFFVEGFMHVSYMPDDYYKFNEERYCLTGRHKKKSHTIGQEVKVRIERVDIEEREIVLAMA